Proteins from a single region of Candidatus Woesearchaeota archaeon:
- a CDS encoding glutaredoxin family protein, with product MVNVTLYTTPTCQWCGKTKEFFKQHKIRFTEVDLMEDRAAYDRVVNHTHQLSVPVVEIGETWVVGFHPEAMLQAIKVQNEQSPSPSAPAPFVPMKVVPRTKSKVTKDPLTKPNPSKIPPWMKK from the coding sequence ATGGTTAATGTTACACTCTATACCACTCCCACTTGTCAATGGTGCGGTAAAACGAAAGAATTCTTCAAACAGCACAAAATTCGTTTTACTGAAGTTGATCTCATGGAAGATAGAGCTGCATATGATCGTGTTGTGAACCATACTCATCAATTAAGTGTTCCAGTAGTAGAGATCGGTGAAACCTGGGTTGTTGGATTTCATCCCGAAGCGATGCTTCAAGCAATCAAAGTACAAAATGAACAATCTCCCTCTCCTTCTGCTCCAGCTCCTTTTGTACCTATGAAAGTAGTTCCCCGAACAAAATCAAAAGTGACCAAAGATCCACTTACCAAACCAAACCCTTCCAAAATCCCTCCTTGGATGAAAAAATAG
- a CDS encoding NUDIX hydrolase: MKEYIDHDIQINRLQSSFLPRSDYLVAHANLVVACHDIMIQYGEGILLVKRENDPARGQYWPLGGRILKGVSIEESIRKKVKEECGLELTHIEILGFGRTMFADDPFGHGKGTDTFNIMYFGIGKGTLKLDILHSNPHIITPENFASHEKSLHPYVRDYVEKALKLIKK, from the coding sequence ATGAAAGAATACATCGATCACGACATTCAAATCAACCGTTTACAATCCTCCTTTCTCCCCCGTTCTGATTACCTTGTAGCACACGCCAATCTCGTTGTAGCTTGTCATGATATTATGATCCAATATGGCGAGGGGATTCTGTTAGTAAAGCGGGAGAATGACCCTGCTCGAGGACAATATTGGCCGCTTGGTGGACGTATCCTCAAAGGAGTTAGTATTGAAGAATCTATCCGAAAAAAAGTCAAAGAAGAATGCGGCTTAGAATTAACTCACATCGAAATTCTTGGTTTTGGTCGTACGATGTTTGCCGATGATCCATTTGGACATGGAAAAGGAACGGACACGTTTAATATCATGTATTTTGGTATTGGTAAAGGTACATTAAAACTCGACATTCTCCACAGCAACCCCCATATCATCACGCCAGAAAATTTTGCGTCCCACGAAAAAAGCCTCCATCCCTATGTACGTGATTACGTTGAAAAAGCATTGAAACTAATAAAAAAATAA
- a CDS encoding FAD-dependent oxidoreductase, with product MKKVVIVGGGFAGAFAARNLQHHFAVTLIDTKNYFEFTPSILRTLVEPGHFSKIEIAHSSYLTKGKFLQGKVTLVEENAIYLNKQKISFDYLVLAMGSNYSSPIKDQNLIIASRGKKLREYAEHFSKINHIIVIGGGLVGVELAAEIITHFPTKRITIVHAKDELIERNPPRARLHACQFLEKRGVKIIWNERVISSQSGVYLTDKGTSIKSDLAFLCTGIEPNYHCLNEKSSLMLNERKAVCVNEFLQVMGHSKIFAAGDITSFIEEKTAQNAEQQAKIVVKNICNLEKNKALKPYISKPRPMIISLGKFDGIFVYKKMVFTGILPALFKSIIEWKTMRRYKKNL from the coding sequence ATGAAAAAAGTAGTTATTGTGGGTGGTGGTTTTGCAGGAGCATTCGCAGCGCGAAACTTACAACATCATTTTGCAGTCACACTTATCGATACAAAAAATTATTTTGAGTTTACTCCCTCTATTTTACGCACACTCGTCGAACCAGGCCATTTTTCCAAGATTGAAATTGCTCACTCTTCTTATCTAACCAAAGGAAAATTTTTGCAAGGAAAAGTAACATTGGTAGAAGAGAACGCCATTTATCTCAATAAACAAAAAATATCCTTTGATTATTTGGTTTTGGCAATGGGGTCTAATTATAGCAGCCCTATCAAAGACCAAAATCTCATCATCGCTTCACGAGGAAAAAAGCTGCGTGAATATGCCGAACATTTCAGCAAAATAAATCACATTATAGTCATCGGGGGAGGATTGGTTGGAGTCGAGCTTGCCGCCGAGATCATAACTCATTTTCCTACTAAGAGGATAACCATTGTACATGCAAAAGATGAATTAATTGAACGTAACCCCCCAAGAGCAAGACTCCACGCGTGCCAATTTTTAGAAAAACGTGGAGTTAAAATAATTTGGAATGAGAGAGTAATTTCCTCTCAATCAGGAGTATATCTTACTGATAAAGGTACTTCCATAAAATCAGATCTTGCCTTTCTCTGTACTGGTATCGAACCAAATTATCACTGTTTGAACGAGAAAAGTTCCCTAATGCTTAACGAACGAAAAGCAGTATGTGTCAATGAATTTCTTCAAGTTATGGGTCACTCTAAAATCTTCGCAGCAGGGGATATAACTTCTTTTATTGAGGAAAAAACAGCCCAAAATGCAGAGCAACAAGCAAAAATAGTCGTGAAAAACATTTGTAATCTAGAAAAAAACAAGGCTCTTAAACCTTATATTTCTAAACCACGTCCTATGATCATTAGTCTAGGCAAATTTGATGGTATTTTTGTGTATAAAAAAATGGTGTTTACAGGTATTCTTCCTGCATTGTTTAAGTCAATTATAGAATGGAAAACAATGCGACGATATAAAAAAAATCTGTAA
- a CDS encoding vitamin K epoxide reductase family protein, producing the protein MELIRKLKIILIVLSVVGILISIYLVSNHYNTGGSVCDISKTISCSLANGSIYSKFAGIPVSILGLAWFAVVAYLAMQLRGKTQTTIPLLMAWSFMGLGAIFYFIYAEISVRALCLACTAAHLLILIILGISWKLWKAEPAKETLWMSIKREKLAIFLFIIVMIIILLAFNWKYWFVY; encoded by the coding sequence ATGGAGCTTATTCGTAAATTAAAGATCATCCTTATTGTTTTAAGTGTGGTTGGAATACTTATTTCAATCTATTTAGTTAGCAACCACTACAATACAGGGGGAAGTGTTTGCGATATCTCAAAAACAATCTCTTGTTCGTTAGCTAATGGAAGTATCTACTCTAAATTTGCAGGAATACCAGTTTCGATCCTAGGCTTAGCTTGGTTTGCTGTGGTTGCGTATCTGGCAATGCAGTTAAGAGGAAAAACTCAAACGACCATTCCTCTTCTAATGGCATGGAGCTTTATGGGTTTAGGAGCAATTTTTTATTTCATTTATGCGGAAATTAGTGTTCGAGCACTATGCTTGGCATGCACTGCAGCGCATCTCTTAATTTTAATAATTTTAGGTATTTCCTGGAAATTATGGAAAGCAGAACCTGCAAAAGAAACATTATGGATGAGCATTAAAAGAGAGAAATTAGCAATATTTTTGTTTATTATAGTAATGATAATCATATTGCTGGCATTTAACTGGAAGTACTGGTTTGTATATTGA
- the msrB gene encoding peptide-methionine (R)-S-oxide reductase MsrB, with protein sequence MDDSKITKKLTDQQKKVLIEKGTQPPFTGKFLHHKENGFYSCAGCGQDIFSSSTKFDSGTGWPSFSDVIDQNKVKLISDHSYGIVRTEVVCSNCGGHLGHVFNDGPTPTKKRYCINSCSLEFEKK encoded by the coding sequence ATGGACGATTCAAAAATCACCAAAAAACTCACCGACCAACAAAAGAAAGTGCTCATTGAAAAAGGCACTCAACCTCCTTTTACAGGCAAATTTCTTCACCACAAAGAAAATGGATTTTATAGTTGTGCAGGATGCGGACAGGACATTTTCTCTTCTTCAACCAAATTTGATTCTGGTACAGGTTGGCCAAGCTTCTCTGATGTCATTGATCAGAACAAGGTAAAACTCATCTCAGACCACAGCTATGGTATAGTGCGTACTGAAGTAGTATGTAGTAATTGCGGCGGACACTTAGGTCATGTTTTTAACGATGGACCAACACCCACAAAGAAACGATATTGTATAAATTCTTGTTCATTGGAATTTGAGAAAAAGTAG